Proteins co-encoded in one Marmota flaviventris isolate mMarFla1 chromosome 9, mMarFla1.hap1, whole genome shotgun sequence genomic window:
- the LOC114098175 gene encoding mas-related G-protein coupled receptor member A-like: MEERSTSGVFPSTNPNISAWGTELTPMNEKEGTVPGTFNKMILIPNVAIVISALVGLAGNAIVLWLLGFRMRRNAFSVYILNLAGADFLFLCCHIIDSVLVLVKFFYPNTIFLPCFTTVMMFPYIAGLSMLTAISIERCLSVLCPIWYRCRRPKHTSTVMCAVLWVLSLLLSILNRYHCGFLDKKYENNSCLASNFLNTACLIFLFLTLFGASLALLSRLLCGSQKMQLTRLYMTILLTVLVFLLCGMPFGIHWFLLIWIKIDFNTLSFGVYLLSVVLSSVNSCANPIIYFFVGAFRQQLKKQTLKLLLQRALQDTPEEDDCGSSCPQGTLEMSGSKVEP; this comes from the exons ATGGAGGAAAG GAGCACCAGTGGAGTGTTTCCGAGCACAAACCCAAACATCTCAGCCTGGGGGACGGAACTCACACCAATGAATGAAAAGGAAGGGACCGTTCCTGGAACTTTCAACAAAATGATCCTGATCCCAAACGTGGCCATCGTCATTTCCGCCCTCGTTGGACTGGCGGGAAATGCAATTGTGCTCTGGCTCCTGGGCTTCCGCATGCGCAGGAACGCTTTCTCGGTCTACATCCTCAACCTGGCGGGAGCCgacttcctcttcctctgctgcCACATTATAGATTCCGTGCTGGTGCTCGTCAAGTTTTTCTATCCTAACACGATCTTCCTCCCCTGCTTTACCACTGTGATGATGTTCCCCTACATCGCAGGCCTGAGCATGCTCACCGCCATCAGCATCGAGCGCTGCCTGTCGGTCCTGTGCCCCATCTGGTACCGCTGCCGCCGCCCAAAGCACACATCTACTGTCATGTGTGCTGTGCTCTGGGTCCTGTCCCTGCTGTTGAGCATCCTCAACAGGTATCACTGTGGCTTCCtggataaaaaatatgagaataaCTCATGTCTGGCATCGAATTTTCTCAACACAGCATgcctgatttttttatttctgactcTCTTTGGGGCCAGCCTGGCCCTGCTGTCCAGACTCTTATGTGGCTCCCAGAAGATGCAGCTGACCAGGCTCTACATGACCATCCTGCTCACGGTGCTGGTCTTCCTCCTCTGTGGCATGCCCTTTGGCATCCACTGGTTCCTGTTAATCTGGATTAAGATTGATTTCAATACACTGTCTTTTGGTGTGTATCTGCTGTCAGTTGTCCTGTCCTCTGTTAACAGCTGCGCCAACCCCATCATTTACTTCTTCGTTGGTGCCTTTAGGCAGCAGCTTAAGAAGCAGACCCTCAAGCTGCTTCTACAGAGGGCTCTTCAGGACACCCCTGAGGAGGATGATTGTGGAAGCAGCTGTCCTCAGGGAACCCTGGAAATGTCAGGCAGCAAAGTGGAGCCGTGA